One region of Lampris incognitus isolate fLamInc1 chromosome 12, fLamInc1.hap2, whole genome shotgun sequence genomic DNA includes:
- the LOC130121444 gene encoding myosin heavy chain, fast skeletal muscle-like has translation MSTDAEMAVYGKAAIYLRKPEKERLEAQSKPFDAKSAAYVADVKELYLKCTILKKDGGKVTVKVLDTQEEKTVKEDDVTPMNPPKFDKIEDMAMMTHLNEASVLYNLKERYAAWMIYTYSGLFCATVNPYKWLPVYDSEVVAAYRGKKRMEAPPHIFSVSDNAYQFMLTDRENQSILITGESGAGKTVNTKRVIQYFATISVGGDKKKEQTSGKMQGSLEDQIIAANPLLEAYGNAKTVRNDNSSRFGKFIRIHFGTSGKLASADIETYLLEKSRVTFQLPDERGYHIFYQMMTNHKPELIEMTLITSNPYDFPMCSQGQISVASIDDKEELVATDTAIDILGFSNEEKMYIYKLTGAVLHHGNMKFKQKQREEQAEPDGNEDADKIAYLLGLNSADMLKALCYPRVKVGNEFVTKGQTVPQVHNSVSALAKSIYERMFLWMVIRINQMLDTKQPRQFFIGVLDIAGFEIFDFNSMEQLCINFTNEKLQQFFNHHMFVLEQEEYKKEGIIWEFIDFGMDLAACIELIEKPMGIFSILEEECMFPKASDITFKNKLYDQHLGKTKAFEKPKPAKGKAEAHFSLVHYAGTVDYNVSGWLDKNKDPLNDSVVQLYQKSGVKLLPVLYPPVVEEAGGGKKGGKKKGGSMQTVSSQFRENLGKLMTNLRSTHPHFVRCLIPNESKTPGLMENFLVIHQLRCNGVLEGIRICRKGFPSRILYGDFKQRYKVLNASVIPDGQFIDNKKASEKLLGSIDVDHEQYKFGHTKVFFKAGLLGTLEEMRDEKLAKLVTMTQALCRGFQMRKEFIKMMERREAIYTIQYNVRSFMNVKHWPWMKVYYKIKPLLKSAETEKELANMKENYEKMTSDLATALAKKKELEEKMVSLVQEKNDLQLQVASESENLSDAEERCEGLIKSKIQLEAKLKETTERLEDEEEINAELTAKKRKLEDECSELKKDIDDLELTLAKVEKEKHATENKVKNLTEEMASQDESIAKLTKEKKALQEAHQQTLDDLQAEEDKVNTLTKSKTKLEQQVDDLEGSLEQEKKLRMDLERAKRKLEGDLKLAQESIMDLENDKQQSEEKLKKKDFETSQLLSKIDDEQSLGAQLQKKIKELQARIEELEEEIEAERAARAKVEKQRADLSRELEEISERLEEAGGATAAQIEMNKKREAEFQKLRRDLEESTLQHEATAAALRKKQADSVAELGEQIDNLQRVKQKLEKEKSEYKMEIDDLSSNMEAVAKTKGNLEKMCRTLEDQLSELKAKNDETVRQINDISGQRARLMTENGEFGRQMEEKDALVSQLTRGKQAFTQQIEELKRQVEEEVKAKNALAHGLQSARHDCDLLREQFEEEQEAKAELQRGMSKANSEVAQWRTKYETDAIQRTEELEESKKKLAQRLQEAEEQIEAVNSKCASLEKTKQRLQGEVEDLMIDVERANSLAANLDKKQRNFDKVLAEWKQKYEEGQAELEGAQKEARSLSTELFKMKNSYEEALDQLETMKRENKNLQQEISDLTEQIGETGKSIHELEKSKKQVETEKAEIQTALEEAEGTLEHEESKILRVQLELNQIKGEVDRKLAEKDEEMEQIKRNSQRVVDSMQSTLDSEVRSRNDALRIKKKMEGDLNEMEIQLSHANRQAAEAQKQLRNVQGQLKDAQLHLDDAVRAQEDLKEQAAMVDRRNGLMMAEIEELRAALEQTERGRKVAEQELVDASERVGLLHTQNTSLLNTKKKLEADLVQVQSEVDDTVQEARNAEEKAKKAITDAAMMAEELKKEQDTSAHLERMKKNLEVTVKDLQHRLDEAENLAMKGGKKQLQKLESRVHELETEVEAEQRRGGDAVKGVRKYERRVKELTYQTEEDKKNGARLQDLVDKLQLKVKAYKRQAEEAEEQANSYLSKCRKIQHELEEAEERADIAESQVNKLRAKSRDSGKGKEAAE, from the exons ATGAGTACGGATGCGGAGATGGCCGTTTATGGCAAGGCTGCCATTTATCTCCGTAAGCCTGAGAAAGAGAGGCTTGAGGCCCAAAGCAAACCTTTTGATGCCAAGAGTGCTGCATATGTGGCTGATGTTAAGGAGCTGTACCTCAAATGTACAATCCTGAAGAAAGACGGTGGCAAAGTCACCGTTAAAGTGCTTGACACCCAGGAG GAGAAAACGGTTAAGGAGGATGATGTGACCCCAATGAACCCTCCCAAGTTTGACAAAATTGAGGACATGGCCATGATGACCCATCTCAATGAAGCCTCTGTGCTGTATAACCTCAAAGAGCGTTATGCTGCATGGATGATTTAC aCCTACTCTGGGCTCTTCTGTGCCACCGTGAACCCCTACAAGTGGCTCCCAGTGTACGATTCTGAGGTTGTTGCTGCCTACAGAGGCAAAAAACGTATGGAGGCTCCACCCCATATCTTCTCTGTCTCTGACAATGCCTATCAGTTCATGCTTACTG ACAGGGAGAACCAGTCCATCTTGATCAC TGGAGAATCTGGTGCTGGAAAGACTGTGAACACTAAGCGTGTCATTCAGTACTTTGCCACAATCTCTGTGGGTGGAGACAAGAAGAAGGAGCAAACTTCTGGGAAGATGCAG GGTTCACTGGAAGATCAGATTATTGCAGCCAATCCCTTGCTGGAGGCCTACGGTAATGCCAAGACTGTGAGGAATGACAACTCCTCTCGCTTT GGTAAATTCATCAGAATCCATTTTGGCACTTCTGGTAAACTGGCTAGTGCTGATATTGAGACTT ATCTGCTGGAGAAGTCCAGAGTGACATTCCAGCTTCCAGATGAGAGAGGCTACCACATCTTCTACCAGATGATGACCAACCACAAACCTGAGCTGATTG AAATGACGCTCATCACCAGCAACCCATATGATTTCCCCATGTGCAGCCAGGGTCAGATCTCTGTGGCTAGCATTGATGACAAAGAAGAGTTGGTTGCTACTGAT ACAGCCATTGATATCCTGGGCTTCAGCAATGAGGAGAAGATGTACATCTACAAGCTGACAGGTGCTGTGCTTCACCATGGTAACATGAAGTTCAAGCAGAAGCAGCGTGAGGAGCAGGCTGAGCCAGATGGCAATGAGG ATGCTGACAAGATTGCTTATCTGTTGGGCCTTAACTCTGCTGATATGCTGAAGGCTCTGTGCTACCCCAGGGTAAAGGTTGGAAATGAGTTTgttacaaaaggacagactgtgcctCAG GTTCATAACTCAGTGAGTGCCCTGGCTAAGTCTATCTATGAGAGAATGTTCTTGTGGATGGTCATCCGTATCAACCAGATGCTGGACACCAAGCAGCCAAGGCAGTTCTTCATTGGTGTCCTGGACATTGCTGGTTTTGAAATCTTTGAT TTCAACAGCATGGAGCAACTGTGCATCAACTTcaccaatgagaagctgcagCAGTTCTTCAATCACCATATGTTTGTTCTGGAGCAAGAAGAGTACAAGAAGGAGGGTATCATCTGGGAGTTTATTGACTTTGGCATGGATTTGGCTGCCTGTATTGAGCTTATTGAGAAG CCCATGGGTATCTTCTCCATCCTTGAAGAGGAGTGCATGTTCCCCAAGGCTTCAGACATAACCTTCAAAAACAAACTGTatgaccagcatcttggaaaAACCAAAGCTTTTGAAAAGCCAAAACCTGCCAAGGGCAAGGCTGAGGCCCACTTCTCTCTGGTGCACTATGCTGGAACTGTGGACTACAATGTCAGTGGGTGGCTGGACAAGAATAAGGATCCTCTGAACGACTCAGTTGTGCAGCTGTATCAGAAGTCTGGAGTTAAATTGCTGCCTGTTTTGTATCCCCCTGTTGTTGAAG aagctggaggtggcaagaaGGGAGGCAAAAAGAAGGGTGGATCTATGCAGACTGTGTCTTCACAGTTCAGG GAAAACTTGGGAAAGCTGATGACTAACTTGAGGAGCACCCATCCTCACTTTGTGCGTTGCCTGATCCCAAATGAGTCAAAAACTCCAG GTCTGATGGAGAACTTCTTGGTTATCCACCAACTGAGGTGTAACGGTGTACTGGAGGGTATCAGAATTTGCAGAAAAGGTTTCCCCAGCCGAATCCTCTATGGTGACTTCAAGCAGAG GTACAAAGTGCTGAATGCCAGTGTCATCCCTGATGGCCAGTTCATTGACAACAAGAAGGCTTCTGAGAAGCTTCTTGGGTCAATTGATGTTGATCATGAGCAGTACAAGTTTGGACACACTAAG GTGTTCTTCAAAGCTGGTCTGCTGGGTACTCTTGAGGAGATGCGAGATGAGAAGCTTGCTAAACTGGTCACCATGACTCAGGCCCTCTGCCGTGGTTTCCAAATGAGAAAGGAGTTTATTAAAATGATGGAGCGGAG GGAAGCCATTTACAccatccagtacaacgtccgctctTTCATGAATGTCAAACACTGGCCATGGATGAAGGTGTACTACAAGATCAAGCCTCTTTTGAAGAGTGCTGAAACTGAGAAGGAGCTTGCCAATATGAAGGAGAACTATGAGAAAATGACATCAGATCTGGCTACTGCTCTGGCCAAGAAGAAAGAACTGGAAGAGAAGATGGTTTCTCTTGTGCAAGAGAAGAATGACCTGCAGCTGCAAGTGGCATCT GAATCAGAGAATCTGTCAGATGCTGAGGAGAGATGTGAAGGACTTATCAAGAGCAAGATCCAACTGGAGGCTAAACTCAAAGAGACAACTGAGAgactggaggatgaggaggaaattAATGCTGAGCTGACTGCCAAGAAGAGGAAGTTGGAGGATGAATGCTCTGAGCTTAAGAAAGATATTGATGACCTGGAGCTTACCTTGGCCAAAGTGGAGAAGGAGAAACATGCCACCGAGAACAAG GTGAAGAACCTGACTGAGGAGATGGCCTCTCAGGATGAAAGCATTGCTAAGCTGACAAAGGAGAAAAAAGCCCTTCAAGAGGCACATCAACAGACTCTTGATGATCTGCAGGCAGAAGAAGATAAAGTCAATACTCTGACCAAATCCAAAACCAAGCTTGAGCAGCAAGTGGATGAT CTTGAAGGTTCTCTGGAGCAAGAGAAGAAGCTCCGAATGGACCTTGAGAGAGCCAAGAGGAAGCTTGAGGGTGATCTGAAACTGGCTCAGGAATCCATTATGGACCTTGAGAATGACAAACAGCAGTCTGAGGAAAAACTGAAGAA GAAGGACTTTGAGACAAGCCAGCTTCTGAGTAAGATTGATGATGAACAATCTTTGGGTGCTCAACTACAGAAGAAGATCAAGGAGCTCCAG GCTCGTATTGAGGAATTGGAGGAAGAAATTGAGGCTGAGCGTGCTGCTCGTGCCAAGGTTGAGAAGCAGAGAGCTGACCTCTCCAGGGAACTTGAAGAGATCAGTGAGAGACTTGAGgaggctggaggagccactgctgCTCAGATTGAGATGAACAAGAAGCGTGAAGCTGAGTTCCAGAAGCTGCGTCGTGACCTTGAGGAGTCCACTTTGCAACACGAAGCAACTGCTGCTGCACTCCGCAAAAAGCAGGCTGACAGTGTTGCAGAGCTGGGAGAGCAGATTGACAACCTGCAGCGTGTCAAGCAGAAGCTTGAAAAGGAGAAGAGTGAATACAAGATGGAAATTGATGACCTCTCCAGCAACATGGAGGCTGTTGCAAAGACCAAG GGAAATCTTGAAAAGATGTGCCGCACCCTTGAAGACCAGCTCAGTGAACTCAAAGCTAAGAATGATGAGACTGTTCGCCAGATAAATGATATAAGTGGTCAGCGGGCAAGACTGATGACAGAGAATG GTGAGTTTGGTCGTCAGATGGAAGAGAAGGACGCTCTGGtctcccaactgaccagaggaaaaCAGGCCTTCACACAGCAGATTGAAGAGCTTAAGAGACAGGTTGAAGAGGAGGTTAAG GCCAAGAATGCTCTTGCCCATGGTTTGCAATCCGCTCGCCATGACTGTGATCTTCTGAGGGAGCAGTTTgaagaggagcaggaggccaaGGCTGAGCTGCAGCGTGGAATGTCTAAGGCCAACAGTGAAGTGGCCCAGTGGAGAACCAAGTATGAAACTGATGCTATCCAGCGCACTGAGGAGCTGGAGGAGTCTAA GAAAAAGCTTGCCCAGCGTCTCCAGGAAGCTGAGGAGCAGATTGAGGCTGTGAATTCCAAGTGTGCCTCTCTGGAGAAGACCAAACAGAGACTCCAGGGtgaagtggaggacctcatgaTTGATGTGGAGAGAGCAAATAGTCTTGCTGCAAATCTTGACAAAAAGCAGAGAAACTTTGATAAG GTCTTGGCAGAATGGAAACAGAAATATGAAGAGGGTCAGGCAGAGCTCGAAGGAGCTCAGAAAGAGGCTCGTTCTCTCAGCACTGAGCTGTTCAAGATGAAGAACTCCTATGAGGAGGCTCTTGACCAGCTGGAGACCATGAAGCGTGAGAACAAGAACCTGCAAC AGGAGATCTCAGATCTGACTGAGCAGATTGGTGAGACTGGAAAGAGCATCCATGAGCTGGAGAAATCCAAGaagcaggtggagacagagaaggCTGAGATCCAGACTGctcttgaggaggctgag GGAACTCTGGAACATGAAGAGTCCAAGATTCTGCGTGTCCAGCTGGAACTCAACCAAATTAAGGGTGAGGTTGACAGGAAATTGGCAGAGAAGGATGAGGAGATGGAGCAAATCAAGAGGAACAGCCAGAGGGTGGTTGACTCCATGcagagcactctggactctgaggtCAGGAGCAGGAATGATGCCCTGAGAATTAAGAAGAAGATGGAGGGAGACCTGAATGAGATGGAGATTCAGCTGAGCCATGCTAACCGCCAGGCTGCTGAGGCCCAGAAGCAGTTGAGGAATGTTCAGGGACAACTTAAG GATGCCCAGTTGCACCTTGATGATGCTGTCAGAGCACAGGAGGATCTGAAGGAGCAGGCTGCCATGGTGGATCGTAGAAATGGTCTCATGATGGCTGAAATTGAGGAGCTGAGGGCTGCTcttgaacagacagagagaggccgcAAAGTGGCTGAACAAGAGCTGGTAGATGCTAGTGAACGTGTTGGACTGTTGCACACTCAG AATACAAGCCTTCTTAACACAAAGAAGAAGCTTGAGGCTGACCTTGTTCAGGTCCAAAGTGAAGTGGATGACACTGTTCAGGAAGCCAGAAATGCAGAAGAGAAGGCCAAGAAGGCCATCACTGAT GCTGCTATGATGGCTGAGGAGCTGAAGAAAGAGCAGGATACAAGTGCTCACCTAGAGAGAATGAAGAAGAACTTGGAGGTCACTGTCAAGGACCTGCAGCATCGTCTAGATGAGGCTGAGAACCTGGCCATGAAGGGTGGCAAGAAGCAACTCCAGAAACTGGAATCTAGG GTGCATGAGCTGGAAACAGAAGTTGAGGCTGAACAGAGACGTGGAGGAGATGCTGTTAAGGGTGTTCGCAAATATGAGAGGAGGGTGAAGGAACTTACTTACCAG actgaagaggacaaAAAGAATGGTGCTAGGCTGCAGGATCTAGTAGACAAACTTCAGCTGAAGGTGAAAGCCTACAAGAGGCAGGCTGAGGAAGCG GAAGAACAGGCCAACTCTTACCTGTCCAAGTGTAGGAAGATTCAGCATGAACTGGAGGAGGCTGAGGAACGTGCTGACATCGCTGAGTCTCAAGTCAACAAACTGAGAGCTAAGAGCCGGGACTCTGGCAAG GGAAAAGAAGCTGCTGAATAG